From the genome of Thunnus thynnus chromosome 1, fThuThy2.1, whole genome shotgun sequence, one region includes:
- the LOC137189560 gene encoding high choriolytic enzyme 1-like produces the protein MTPSVSLLLLLLLGLSQAQPLQEEGSEEEDDDTVDISTRILMSNNATDEILLEGDLLAPRTRNAMTCWSQSCLWRKSSNGKVMIPFTVSSQFTSWERQKIQNAMKAFHSRTCLRFVPRQNQYDYISIENKAGCFSALGRTGGRQELSLNRQGCLYHGIIQHEINHALGFQHEQTRSDRDSYVRINWENIDPRMAYNFYKQNTNNLNTPYDYSSIMHYGRTAFSIQYGRDSITPIPNANVQIGQRKGMSQWDIKRINRLYSC, from the coding sequence CTCCAAGAGGAAGGaagtgaagaagaggatgaCGACACTGTTGACATCAGCACCAGAATTCTGATGTCCAACAATGCCACCGATGAGATCCTGCTGGAAGGAGACCTGCTGGCTCCCAGAACCAGAAACGCCATGACGTGCTGGTCCCAGAGCTGCTTGTGGAGGAAAAGCTCCAACGGCAAGGTGATGATCCCCTTCACCGTAAGCAGTCAGTTCACCAGCTGGGAAAGGCAGAAGATCCAGAACGCCATGAAGGCCTTCCACAGCAGAACCTGCCTCCGCTTCGTCCCTCGTCAGAACCAGTACGACTACATCAGCATTGAGAACAAAGCCGGATGTTTCTCAGCTCTGGGAAGAACAGGAGGCAGGCAGGAGCTCTCTCTCAACAGGCAGGGCTGCCTCTACCACGGCATCATCCAGCACGAGATCAACCACGCTCTGGGCTTCCAGCACGAGCAGACCAGGAGCGACCGTGACAGCTATGTCAGGATCAATTGGGAGAACATCGACCCGCGGATGGCCTACAACTTCTACAAGCAGAACACCAACAACCTGAACACTCCTTACGACTACTCCTCCATCATGCACTATGGAAGAACAGCCTTCTCCATCCAGTACGGCAGGGACTCCATCACTCCCATCCCCAACGCCAATGTCCAGATCGGCCAGAGGAAGGGCATGTCCCAATGGGACATCAAGAGGATCAACAGGCTCTACAGCTGCTAA